The following coding sequences are from one Hyphomonas adhaerens MHS-3 window:
- the soxA gene encoding sulfur oxidation c-type cytochrome SoxA, translated as MRHLSLLVLILAGCGSPQNQYAQDSQVLPADIRSGYEFLQPETQSLQDDDFANPGFLWIDKGETLFNQHPDNGKRACASCHTEDIRSIADAAAHYPAIDEQTGKLVNLEGRINLCRERYQDLPPLEYESDDLLGLTAYISSLARGVPIAVDITGPARKYFDAGEDYFFLRKGQFNLACSQCHNEHWGDKLRGDTISQGHGNAFPAYRMEWQTFGSLHRRLRDCDTGIRAEPLEYGSETYTAVELYLAKRAEGLAMESPGIRR; from the coding sequence ATGAGACACCTTAGTCTACTGGTGCTCATTCTGGCGGGATGTGGAAGTCCGCAAAATCAATACGCTCAAGACAGCCAGGTCTTGCCGGCGGATATCCGATCCGGCTACGAGTTCCTTCAACCGGAAACCCAGTCTCTTCAGGATGATGATTTTGCCAATCCGGGTTTCCTCTGGATCGACAAAGGGGAAACCCTATTCAATCAGCATCCGGACAATGGCAAGAGAGCATGCGCTTCCTGCCATACTGAGGATATCCGTTCCATCGCGGACGCCGCGGCGCACTACCCCGCCATTGACGAGCAAACAGGCAAGCTCGTGAATCTGGAGGGGCGGATAAACCTATGCCGCGAGCGCTACCAGGATCTTCCTCCGCTGGAATATGAGAGCGACGACCTGCTGGGCCTGACCGCCTATATTTCCAGTCTCGCACGTGGCGTTCCGATTGCGGTAGACATCACTGGCCCGGCCAGGAAATACTTTGACGCGGGCGAAGACTATTTCTTTCTTCGCAAGGGCCAGTTCAATCTGGCCTGCAGCCAATGTCACAACGAGCATTGGGGAGACAAGCTGCGCGGCGATACAATCAGCCAGGGGCATGGAAACGCCTTCCCCGCCTACAGGATGGAGTGGCAAACATTTGGCTCCCTCCACCGGCGGCTGCGTGATTGTGATACCGGTATTCGCGCGGAGCCACTGGAATATGGCTCGGAAACCTATACAGCTGTCGAACTCTATCTGGCGAAGCGAGCAGAAGGGCTGGCTATGGAATCTCCGGGGATCAGGCGATGA
- the soxX gene encoding sulfur oxidation c-type cytochrome SoxX, which translates to MTRAAYTSLLSLLLLPACEQAREDRLAGSIQIVGDSIPQPLDGKSGDPVRGQQVFVSREDGHCVLCHQVGSLDAEFQGNVGPALTGIGARLTAGQIRYRIVDAQGIWPDTVMPSYYRTGDLRQVGNEYSGKPALGAQQIEDIVAFLETQTN; encoded by the coding sequence ATGACAAGAGCAGCTTATACCAGTTTGCTTTCCCTTCTCCTTCTACCTGCCTGTGAGCAAGCCCGGGAAGATCGCCTGGCAGGCTCCATCCAGATCGTTGGAGATTCGATTCCGCAACCGCTCGATGGAAAATCGGGAGACCCGGTACGGGGGCAACAGGTATTTGTCTCACGCGAGGACGGACATTGCGTCCTGTGCCACCAAGTCGGCAGCCTGGATGCAGAATTTCAGGGAAATGTTGGTCCCGCGCTCACCGGTATTGGCGCACGCCTGACCGCTGGACAGATCCGCTATCGCATTGTTGACGCTCAAGGCATTTGGCCAGACACTGTCATGCCATCCTATTACCGCACGGGCGATCTTCGCCAGGTTGGCAATGAGTACAGCGGCAAGCCTGCCCTCGGCGCTCAACAGATCGAAGACATCGTTGCCTTTTTGGAAACACAGACAAACTGA
- a CDS encoding sulfite exporter TauE/SafE family protein: MLPVIFFITAALYASVGFGGGSTYNAVLILSGADFRIVPIIALACNILVVTGNTLRYGMAGDLDWRALLPALALSVPLAWLGGRVPVNEFVFSALLGITLMFTGLSMLFQNSWKQTRDVPSSSRAMILLPVGAGTGFLAGLVGIGGGIFLAPVLYWIRWSHEKAIAAACSLFILLNSLSGLAGQATKLSNVGTLQLATPYLPLLPAVLVGGWIGNRYGVFRMQPNHLRYGTAILILVVAARLLYKVWRTA; the protein is encoded by the coding sequence GTGCTTCCGGTTATCTTCTTTATTACAGCGGCTCTGTACGCCAGCGTCGGATTCGGCGGAGGGTCGACCTACAACGCCGTTCTCATCCTTTCGGGCGCTGACTTCAGAATCGTGCCGATCATCGCACTCGCCTGCAACATTCTGGTCGTAACAGGAAACACGCTCCGCTATGGCATGGCAGGTGACCTGGATTGGCGCGCCCTTCTGCCGGCGCTGGCCCTGTCCGTCCCACTCGCCTGGCTCGGCGGCAGAGTGCCCGTGAACGAGTTCGTATTTTCCGCACTACTCGGGATCACCTTGATGTTCACCGGCCTTTCCATGCTCTTCCAGAACAGCTGGAAACAAACGCGTGACGTCCCTTCGTCATCACGCGCGATGATCCTTCTGCCTGTCGGTGCGGGCACTGGTTTCCTGGCGGGCCTCGTCGGAATTGGTGGCGGGATATTTCTTGCGCCCGTTCTTTACTGGATCCGATGGAGTCATGAAAAGGCAATCGCCGCTGCATGCAGCCTGTTCATCCTGTTGAACTCCCTGTCTGGGCTGGCCGGGCAAGCAACCAAATTGAGCAATGTTGGAACGCTCCAGCTGGCCACACCTTACCTGCCCCTCTTGCCTGCGGTTCTTGTCGGTGGATGGATCGGGAACCGCTATGGCGTGTTCCGGATGCAGCCCAACCATTTGCGCTATGGAACGGCCATTCTCATCCTCGTCGTTGCGGCGCGACTGCTGTACAAGGTCTGGAGGACTGCATAA
- the moaA gene encoding GTP 3',8-cyclase MoaA, which yields MTASSSAPLVDTFGRQVTYLRMSVTDRCDLRCTYCMAEAMTFLPKKELLTLEELEFVASAFVKRGVRKIRITGGEPLVRKGIMSLFNQLGQMLGGGLEELTLTTNATQLSQHADDLAKAGVRRVNVSLDTLNSARFSEIARRDQLGQVLDGVHAAKAAGLKVKINTVALKHQNSEEIPDIISWAHEQGHDVSLIEVMPLGETGEDRFDQYIPLDLVQQKLETQWTLEPEEKSDPLAGPSRYFRIRETGGRVGFITPLTNNFCAGCNRVRITCTGRIYMCLGQNNHIDLRTPLRESSDPASALDEALDAALFAKPERHDFSIRTPGQSPAVARHMSVTGG from the coding sequence ATGACCGCATCTTCTTCCGCCCCACTTGTGGACACGTTTGGCCGACAGGTAACTTACCTGCGAATGTCGGTTACGGACCGTTGTGATCTGCGCTGCACCTACTGCATGGCCGAGGCGATGACTTTTCTCCCCAAAAAGGAATTGCTCACTCTCGAAGAACTTGAATTCGTTGCGAGCGCTTTCGTAAAGCGGGGCGTCAGGAAAATCCGAATTACGGGTGGCGAACCGCTGGTACGAAAAGGCATCATGTCTTTATTCAACCAACTGGGTCAGATGCTGGGCGGCGGCCTTGAAGAGCTCACCCTAACCACCAATGCCACCCAGCTGTCGCAGCATGCAGATGACCTCGCCAAAGCGGGCGTCCGTAGAGTGAATGTCTCTCTCGATACCCTGAATTCCGCCCGTTTTTCCGAGATCGCTCGCCGGGACCAGCTTGGTCAGGTTCTTGATGGCGTTCATGCCGCAAAGGCCGCGGGCCTGAAGGTCAAGATCAATACGGTCGCCTTGAAGCACCAGAATTCTGAAGAAATTCCGGACATTATTTCATGGGCTCACGAACAGGGACACGATGTTTCCCTGATTGAAGTCATGCCACTTGGGGAAACAGGCGAAGACAGATTCGACCAGTACATTCCGCTGGACCTTGTTCAACAGAAACTCGAAACGCAATGGACACTGGAACCAGAGGAAAAAAGTGACCCGTTGGCAGGGCCCTCGCGTTATTTCCGGATTCGCGAAACTGGCGGACGCGTTGGTTTTATCACGCCACTGACGAATAATTTCTGCGCTGGCTGCAATCGCGTCCGCATAACCTGCACAGGGCGAATTTACATGTGCCTGGGGCAGAACAATCATATTGACCTCCGCACGCCGCTCAGAGAGTCCTCTGATCCGGCGAGTGCCCTCGATGAAGCCCTGGATGCAGCACTCTTTGCCAAACCGGAACGTCACGACTTCTCGATCCGGACACCAGGCCAAAGCCCCGCCGTGGCGCGGCACATGTCGGTAACGGGAGGATAG
- a CDS encoding NAD(P)/FAD-dependent oxidoreductase, translating into MTGIFPNRRDLLFALSGTSLLAAIPLTAAAQIRARLVVVGGGFGGATAARYLKRLMPEASVTLIEPNTDYYACPFSNLVIAGLRDLSAQRFSYSSLKAQGIEIVQDRAVNVDPTNRTIVVGSGGTYAYDKLILSPGIDFRWNEIEGYDEAAAEMMPHAWKAGAQTKLLQQQLHEMDDGGVVVMSVPPAPFRCPPGPYERASLIAQYLKANKPKSKLVILDAQDKFSKQPLFEAAWASLYPDQIERYDANAFGRVVAVEPSSRTLSTEFEDFQADVANVIPPQKAGMIAHRAGVTDMTGWCPIDPLAFSSTLQPDIHVIGDATIAAPMPKSAFSANLQAKLCAMQIVRILSGASPHPTTLTNTCYSYLSDRTAVSITGVYTNDGGTLQSVEGAGGLSPLEADPIVRQNEALQAKAWFRTITEQTFG; encoded by the coding sequence ATGACAGGTATATTCCCGAACCGCCGTGACCTGCTTTTCGCCCTTTCAGGCACAAGCCTGCTGGCTGCTATTCCGCTAACGGCCGCAGCGCAAATCCGGGCACGGCTTGTGGTTGTTGGAGGTGGTTTCGGCGGGGCGACGGCGGCGCGGTATCTCAAAAGGCTAATGCCGGAGGCGTCAGTCACACTGATCGAGCCCAATACCGATTACTACGCTTGTCCCTTTAGCAATCTGGTCATCGCCGGCCTGCGCGACCTTTCCGCCCAGCGCTTTAGCTACAGTTCGCTCAAAGCGCAGGGGATTGAAATCGTCCAGGATCGCGCAGTGAACGTTGACCCTACGAACCGGACGATCGTTGTCGGATCCGGCGGCACTTATGCGTATGACAAGCTGATCCTGTCTCCCGGCATAGATTTCCGATGGAATGAAATCGAAGGGTACGACGAAGCGGCCGCAGAGATGATGCCCCATGCCTGGAAAGCTGGTGCACAGACCAAACTGCTGCAGCAGCAGCTCCATGAAATGGACGACGGCGGTGTGGTCGTCATGTCAGTGCCGCCTGCCCCCTTCCGCTGCCCGCCTGGCCCCTACGAACGCGCCAGCCTGATTGCGCAATACCTCAAGGCAAATAAGCCGAAATCGAAGCTGGTGATCCTTGACGCCCAGGACAAATTTTCAAAACAGCCATTGTTTGAAGCGGCATGGGCCAGCCTCTATCCGGACCAGATCGAAAGATATGATGCGAACGCGTTTGGCCGGGTCGTTGCAGTAGAGCCATCTTCCCGGACCCTCTCGACAGAGTTTGAGGATTTCCAGGCCGATGTGGCCAATGTTATCCCACCGCAGAAAGCTGGCATGATCGCCCATCGCGCAGGGGTCACCGACATGACCGGATGGTGCCCGATCGATCCCCTGGCGTTCAGCTCTACGCTCCAGCCGGACATCCATGTCATAGGCGATGCCACGATTGCTGCGCCGATGCCCAAGTCCGCATTCTCAGCGAACCTTCAGGCCAAGCTGTGTGCCATGCAGATTGTCAGAATTCTTTCAGGGGCTTCTCCCCACCCCACGACCCTGACGAATACCTGCTACTCCTACCTCTCCGACAGAACGGCCGTATCCATTACGGGAGTCTATACGAATGACGGAGGAACCTTGCAGTCCGTCGAAGGGGCCGGTGGGCTCAGCCCCCTGGAAGCCGACCCAATTGTCCGCCAGAACGAAGCACTGCAGGCAAAGGCATGGTTCCGCACCATCACTGAACAGACATTCGGATGA
- a CDS encoding molybdenum cofactor biosynthesis protein MoaE, whose protein sequence is MIRLTDHPFLTTDAVAEFEKDAAGAGAIVTFCGLVRPQSAEGDVETLHLQAYSPMTENGIRQAVNDARQRWPLTAVHIIHRIGDMAPGEPIVFVATAAPHRRAAFEAADFLMDYLKTDAIFWKKEVTASETRWIEPRADDYVDRARWNPQGES, encoded by the coding sequence ATGATCAGGCTTACAGATCACCCTTTCCTGACAACCGATGCTGTCGCAGAGTTCGAAAAGGATGCAGCGGGCGCCGGCGCGATTGTCACGTTTTGCGGCCTGGTTCGCCCTCAATCTGCTGAAGGGGATGTCGAAACCCTGCATCTGCAAGCCTATTCGCCAATGACGGAGAACGGCATCCGGCAAGCCGTCAACGACGCCAGGCAAAGATGGCCGCTCACGGCCGTTCACATCATCCACAGGATCGGTGACATGGCGCCGGGTGAGCCGATTGTCTTCGTCGCGACCGCCGCCCCACATCGGAGAGCCGCATTCGAAGCTGCCGACTTTCTGATGGATTACCTCAAGACGGATGCAATCTTCTGGAAAAAGGAAGTGACCGCATCGGAAACACGCTGGATCGAGCCGCGGGCAGATGATTACGTCGACCGCGCCAGATGGAACCCGCAGGGAGAAAGCTGA
- a CDS encoding c-type cytochrome: MSRQPAALTMIALLTPFLFGACSSTRADTANADLTPATDISTAAVLSLACSGCHGPTNGAITSLDGRAAAELRGALLRYRSDEDGGSVMHRMMKGYSEPDIDAISAYLAGDVTE; encoded by the coding sequence ATGAGCAGGCAGCCTGCCGCGCTGACAATGATCGCGTTGCTCACGCCTTTTCTATTTGGCGCGTGCAGTTCAACACGGGCGGATACCGCAAATGCGGATTTAACTCCGGCTACTGACATTAGTACTGCGGCCGTGCTTTCACTCGCATGCTCAGGCTGTCACGGGCCGACGAATGGCGCGATTACCAGTCTCGACGGCCGCGCCGCTGCGGAGCTCCGTGGGGCGCTGCTGCGCTACCGTTCTGATGAAGACGGGGGAAGCGTCATGCACCGCATGATGAAAGGGTATTCCGAACCGGACATTGACGCGATCAGCGCGTACCTGGCCGGGGATGTCACGGAATGA
- the moaB gene encoding molybdenum cofactor biosynthesis protein B, giving the protein MHGINEKLEFKPVRIAVLIVSDTRTLETDTSGATLVQRLETAGHILTERKILPDDKAAIRAQVSEWIADPETDVVITSGGTGLTGRDVTPEAVTPLFDKTIEGFSVIFHQVSFQSVGLSTLQSRAIAGLASGTFIFCLPGSTGAVKDGWDKVISYQLDSRHKPCNLVELMPRLMEHEG; this is encoded by the coding sequence ATGCATGGCATCAACGAAAAACTGGAATTCAAACCCGTCCGGATCGCGGTGTTGATCGTTAGCGATACACGCACACTCGAAACAGACACATCGGGTGCAACCCTGGTGCAAAGGCTGGAAACGGCGGGCCACATCCTCACCGAAAGAAAGATCCTGCCCGACGACAAAGCCGCGATACGTGCGCAGGTTTCCGAATGGATCGCTGACCCGGAAACTGACGTTGTGATCACCAGTGGGGGCACCGGGCTGACTGGCCGTGACGTAACACCTGAAGCCGTGACACCGCTCTTCGACAAAACGATCGAAGGGTTCTCGGTCATCTTTCACCAGGTCAGTTTCCAGAGCGTCGGCCTTTCAACCCTGCAATCACGGGCAATCGCAGGCCTCGCGTCCGGAACCTTTATTTTCTGCCTGCCGGGCTCAACCGGCGCCGTAAAAGATGGGTGGGACAAGGTCATCTCCTACCAGCTCGACAGCCGCCATAAGCCCTGCAACCTCGTCGAACTGATGCCGCGTCTCATGGAACATGAAGGATGA
- the moaC gene encoding cyclic pyranopterin monophosphate synthase MoaC: MTELTHIGPDGRARMVDIGDKAITERVAVAQGKIGMAATTRTLAMNRETRKGDPIAIAELAGIMAAKKTADLIPLCHPLPLTNVEVRITSSEPDALKVTATVRTSGRTGVEMEALTAVSVACLTLYDMLKSADKEMVISDIELVSKTGGKSGDYHKENT, translated from the coding sequence ATGACAGAGCTCACTCATATTGGTCCGGACGGACGCGCACGGATGGTCGATATCGGGGACAAAGCGATCACAGAGCGGGTTGCTGTCGCTCAGGGGAAAATAGGCATGGCTGCCACAACGCGCACGCTGGCCATGAATCGAGAAACACGAAAAGGCGATCCCATCGCGATCGCGGAACTCGCTGGCATTATGGCCGCCAAGAAAACCGCTGACCTTATCCCGCTCTGCCATCCACTTCCTCTCACCAATGTTGAAGTCCGCATTACTTCATCTGAACCAGACGCACTGAAGGTGACGGCGACAGTTCGAACTTCCGGTCGCACCGGAGTTGAGATGGAAGCCCTGACAGCTGTTTCAGTGGCCTGCCTCACGCTCTACGACATGTTGAAATCCGCAGACAAGGAAATGGTCATTTCTGATATCGAACTGGTGAGCAAAACGGGCGGCAAGTCCGGCGACTATCATAAGGAAAACACGTGA
- a CDS encoding MoaD/ThiS family protein, whose product MARILYFGKLSSIFGKVSEQTPLPDQVSDTKALREWLDETRNFNGALMHSSVRMAVNSEIIADPFPVSDADEIAFLPPVGGG is encoded by the coding sequence ATGGCCCGGATTCTCTACTTTGGAAAACTGTCCAGTATCTTTGGAAAGGTATCAGAACAAACTCCCCTTCCGGACCAGGTCTCGGATACGAAAGCACTGCGGGAATGGCTGGACGAAACCAGAAACTTCAACGGCGCCTTGATGCACAGCAGCGTTCGCATGGCGGTCAACAGTGAGATCATTGCTGACCCGTTTCCCGTGTCCGACGCCGACGAAATCGCCTTCCTGCCGCCCGTCGGAGGGGGATGA
- the glp gene encoding gephyrin-like molybdotransferase Glp — MTKLISVDDALAALAAHVLDAGEETIPVGAALGRVLAQNVLAKTTTPPADVSAMDGYAVRLSDTREAGNRLHVTGEAPAGTVPTHRLAAGEAIRIFTGAPLPEGADHILIQEEAHRTGDVIEVTTPQTSSRHIRKAGRDFAEGDVLVPPGKRLSPADLGLAAAGNNSTVTVSRRPVIAIIPGGDELLPPGSELGPGKIIDSNSTALAALIRVWGGEPVTPGIAGDTIEDIRALIDASSEADLILPIGGASVGDYDYMKTAFEGAGAEILFSGIAVRPGKPTWFARKGQQRILGLPGNPASAFVCAHLFLKALLSKTAGPAGHFSARLETDMPAGGFRETYYRAVMRRTDGAYSVTPLPDQDSSLLRPLQAANCLIRRQPNAPAANVGEDVECVGLT, encoded by the coding sequence GTGACGAAACTCATCAGTGTTGACGACGCACTTGCTGCATTGGCGGCGCACGTCCTGGACGCAGGAGAGGAGACGATTCCGGTCGGCGCTGCACTGGGACGGGTTCTTGCGCAAAATGTGCTCGCCAAAACAACAACTCCGCCTGCGGACGTGTCAGCGATGGACGGATATGCAGTCCGCCTCTCGGATACGCGGGAAGCGGGCAACCGCCTTCACGTGACCGGCGAGGCCCCTGCGGGAACAGTTCCCACGCATCGGCTTGCGGCAGGCGAAGCAATCCGCATATTTACCGGCGCCCCGTTGCCGGAGGGGGCAGATCACATTCTCATTCAGGAAGAGGCGCACCGAACCGGGGATGTTATCGAAGTCACCACTCCCCAAACGTCTTCCCGCCACATCCGTAAAGCCGGGCGGGATTTCGCAGAAGGGGACGTTCTCGTCCCTCCCGGGAAACGGCTGTCTCCAGCCGACCTCGGTCTGGCAGCAGCAGGCAATAACAGTACAGTGACCGTCTCAAGAAGACCCGTAATCGCAATTATCCCGGGTGGTGATGAACTGCTCCCCCCCGGCAGCGAGCTCGGTCCGGGCAAGATCATCGATTCCAATTCGACAGCGCTGGCGGCCCTGATCCGCGTCTGGGGCGGAGAGCCGGTAACGCCCGGCATCGCTGGCGACACAATCGAGGACATACGCGCGCTTATCGATGCAAGCAGTGAGGCCGATCTGATCCTTCCCATCGGCGGAGCATCCGTCGGCGATTATGATTACATGAAAACGGCATTCGAAGGCGCCGGTGCGGAAATCCTCTTTTCGGGAATCGCCGTTCGCCCCGGAAAGCCCACCTGGTTCGCCAGAAAAGGGCAACAGCGCATCCTTGGTTTACCCGGAAATCCGGCGTCTGCTTTTGTTTGCGCTCACCTCTTCCTGAAAGCGCTGCTCTCAAAAACCGCAGGACCGGCTGGTCACTTCAGCGCGCGGCTTGAAACAGATATGCCGGCCGGAGGGTTCAGGGAAACGTATTATAGAGCCGTGATGCGCCGGACAGATGGGGCGTACTCTGTGACCCCACTTCCCGATCAGGACAGCTCTTTGCTTCGCCCGTTGCAAGCCGCAAATTGCCTGATACGGCGCCAGCCGAATGCCCCGGCCGCGAACGTCGGCGAAGACGTGGAATGTGTGGGTCTCACCTAA
- the soxZ gene encoding thiosulfate oxidation carrier complex protein SoxZ, which produces MIRISAPETAFEGEVIELKVMIQHPMETGYRRDSKGEIIPRDIIKHFRCTYDGNVIFEGEFFPGVAANPFLTFHARASQTGPLEFSWTDQHGETWTEQRLLTVS; this is translated from the coding sequence ATGATCCGCATTTCAGCTCCCGAAACAGCTTTTGAAGGCGAAGTAATCGAACTCAAGGTCATGATCCAGCACCCGATGGAAACAGGCTACCGGCGGGATTCCAAAGGCGAGATCATTCCACGGGACATCATCAAACACTTCCGCTGCACCTATGATGGTAACGTCATCTTTGAGGGTGAGTTCTTTCCGGGGGTTGCGGCCAACCCATTCCTGACCTTCCATGCCCGCGCTTCACAGACCGGCCCCCTGGAATTCTCCTGGACCGACCAGCATGGAGAGACCTGGACAGAACAGCGGTTGCTGACGGTCTCATGA
- a CDS encoding thiosulfate oxidation carrier protein SoxY, which produces MPQDEQTPSRLTCTRRALLTSAGAMSIASVLAPLASATPEDADQAIRDIFGDRPINEGKVTVTLPPIAENGNSVPIGITVDSPMTDDDFVKQIVVLSPRNPIATIARFRLGPDAGRADISTRVRMAGTQTLRVVAEMSDGTLWAGTGSTYVTLAACVIG; this is translated from the coding sequence ATGCCACAGGACGAGCAAACACCTTCCAGATTGACCTGCACACGCCGCGCTTTGCTCACCTCCGCTGGCGCGATGTCGATTGCGTCTGTTCTTGCTCCGCTGGCATCCGCAACACCAGAAGACGCCGATCAGGCAATTCGGGACATATTCGGCGACCGGCCGATCAACGAAGGCAAGGTAACGGTAACGCTGCCCCCAATTGCCGAAAACGGCAATTCGGTCCCGATTGGCATTACCGTTGATAGTCCCATGACGGACGATGACTTCGTGAAGCAAATCGTCGTTCTTTCTCCACGCAATCCGATTGCAACCATCGCTCGTTTTCGTCTGGGCCCAGATGCGGGCCGCGCGGATATTTCCACACGCGTCCGCATGGCAGGAACCCAGACGCTTCGCGTTGTTGCAGAAATGAGCGATGGCACGCTGTGGGCCGGAACGGGCAGCACATATGTTACCCTTGCTGCATGCGTTATCGGTTAG
- a CDS encoding NTP transferase domain-containing protein: MADPSRLYAEHPQDVLGQWLIWRQSGPVALVVVSSTQGGSVRSPGALMAVGADGRKCGYISGGCVDADVVLQAKQAIAENKSLSLRYGDGSPFIDMPLPCGGAIEIVILPDADEAALRKCHDTLYARKRAQLSLPGLSATFTYTPKLNVRIAGRGADALALARLVRASGYGLTLQLRDGEDIDEAALEGFNDVVPLKTPQDLPVSADDAWTAFILMFHDPDWETALLKQALQGKAFYVGAVGSQKTQSRRQMHLEQEGVEPEQIARVRGPVGLLPSMRDSSMLAVSALAEIVGTYKQAQTSPFSDTALILLAAGQSKRFESGDKLLSDLSGKPVLSHAAMHLSDEPCAARIAVTGPGQPDRQRILKSAGWEIVENPDPAAGQSTSLKAAIDTAAGLPTVGHVLVLLADMPFVSDRHLLALRNARTPGISAVMSAVGDTLCPPAIFSRNTFDALGNIPGDVGARHVFRSLSNTKTIPLPQQEAIDVDTTEDLARATGALMT, from the coding sequence ATGGCTGATCCTTCGCGCCTTTATGCAGAGCACCCACAGGACGTGTTGGGCCAGTGGCTGATCTGGCGACAATCCGGACCGGTTGCGCTGGTTGTGGTCTCATCCACACAAGGCGGAAGCGTTCGTTCCCCGGGCGCATTGATGGCCGTAGGCGCCGACGGCCGAAAATGCGGCTATATTTCCGGCGGCTGCGTAGACGCTGATGTTGTTTTGCAAGCGAAACAGGCGATCGCAGAGAACAAGAGTCTGTCGCTGCGGTACGGTGACGGATCCCCATTCATAGACATGCCGCTCCCCTGCGGCGGCGCAATTGAAATCGTGATCCTGCCTGATGCTGATGAAGCTGCGCTTCGAAAATGCCATGACACGCTATATGCCCGAAAGCGCGCGCAACTTTCCCTACCGGGACTATCGGCAACATTCACCTACACACCAAAACTCAATGTTCGGATCGCAGGACGTGGTGCCGACGCACTGGCATTGGCGCGACTGGTTAGGGCGAGCGGATACGGACTGACGCTTCAGCTACGCGACGGCGAAGACATAGACGAAGCTGCACTGGAGGGGTTCAACGACGTCGTGCCGCTGAAGACACCGCAGGATTTGCCAGTTTCGGCCGACGACGCCTGGACTGCCTTTATTTTAATGTTCCACGATCCCGATTGGGAAACGGCGCTCCTGAAACAAGCGCTCCAAGGCAAAGCATTTTACGTGGGTGCGGTCGGTAGCCAGAAAACGCAAAGCCGCCGCCAGATGCATTTGGAGCAGGAAGGTGTTGAGCCCGAACAAATCGCCCGTGTGCGAGGACCGGTCGGCCTCCTCCCTTCCATGCGGGATTCCTCGATGCTGGCCGTTTCAGCATTGGCTGAGATCGTCGGAACCTACAAACAAGCGCAGACTTCGCCATTTTCAGACACTGCTCTTATTCTCCTCGCTGCCGGACAATCAAAACGGTTCGAGAGCGGAGACAAATTGCTCTCGGATCTTTCTGGAAAGCCGGTGCTGAGCCATGCTGCAATGCATCTCTCAGACGAACCTTGTGCGGCGCGCATCGCCGTGACCGGACCGGGCCAGCCGGACCGCCAGAGGATACTGAAATCCGCTGGATGGGAAATCGTGGAAAATCCTGATCCAGCCGCCGGACAATCAACCTCGCTGAAGGCAGCTATAGACACCGCTGCGGGACTTCCGACTGTCGGGCATGTTCTGGTCTTGCTTGCTGACATGCCTTTCGTATCTGATCGTCATTTGCTCGCACTCCGCAATGCAAGGACTCCGGGAATTTCTGCGGTCATGTCAGCCGTTGGCGACACGCTATGCCCACCCGCCATTTTCTCACGGAACACGTTTGATGCATTGGGGAACATTCCTGGGGATGTCGGGGCCCGACATGTATTCCGCTCACTGAGCAACACAAAAACCATCCCGTTGCCACAGCAAGAGGCTATCGACGTCGACACCACCGAAGACCTGGCCCGGGCGACCGGTGCCCTGATGACCTAG